A single region of the Bacteroidota bacterium genome encodes:
- the lptB gene encoding LPS export ABC transporter ATP-binding protein, translating into MKLESHNLVKRYKKRTVVNNVSIEVNQGECVGLLGPNGAGKTTTFYMTVGLIKPDEGRVTLDGEDLTALPMYKRAQKGLGYLPQEASIFRTLSVEDNLKAVMELTDMSKEEQRDRLESLIDEFTLHKVRKSPGNVLSGGERRRTEIARALAVNPKFILLDEPFAGIDPIAVEDIQVIVAKLKHRNIGILITDHNVHETLSIVDRAYLLFEGKILKSGTGQELADDEMVRKVYLGQNFVLR; encoded by the coding sequence ATGAAATTAGAAAGCCATAATTTAGTTAAACGTTATAAAAAGAGAACCGTAGTAAACAATGTTTCTATTGAGGTAAATCAGGGCGAATGTGTTGGTTTATTAGGCCCCAACGGAGCAGGAAAAACAACTACCTTTTACATGACAGTTGGCTTAATAAAACCTGATGAAGGTCGTGTAACGCTTGATGGAGAAGATTTAACCGCTTTACCCATGTACAAAAGAGCCCAAAAAGGCTTGGGTTATTTACCACAGGAAGCCAGTATTTTCAGAACACTGAGTGTGGAAGACAACTTAAAAGCGGTGATGGAATTAACGGACATGAGCAAAGAAGAACAACGTGACAGACTGGAATCGTTAATTGATGAATTTACTTTACACAAAGTACGCAAAAGCCCGGGCAATGTATTGAGTGGTGGCGAAAGACGCAGAACGGAGATAGCCCGCGCGTTAGCTGTTAATCCAAAATTTATTTTATTAGACGAGCCTTTTGCAGGTATTGACCCCATAGCTGTTGAAGATATTCAGGTAATTGTAGCTAAGCTAAAACACAGAAACATTGGTATTTTAATTACCGACCACAATGTACACGAAACCCTTTCTATAGTAGATAGGGCTTATCTTTTGTTTGAAGGAAAAATATTGAAATCAGGTACAGGACAAGAGTTGGCAGATGATGAAATGGTGCGTAAAGTTTACTTAGGACAAAACTTTGTTTTAAGATAG
- a CDS encoding YCF48-related protein, whose product MSKLKQGFIIGCLLLAQWGMAQTNIALCDTNSFVLNGGVVLHKTSFRGLSVVNDSVIWASGNNGTIAKSTDGGKTFYFDKLAGYETCDFRDIEAFDAKNAIVMSTRAPAYILKTTDGGQTWKEVYKNTDTAVFLDAMDFWNDKKGVLVGDPIQKHFFMLYTLDGGNTWQNIDEKYTPIANDGEAVFAASGTSLRCWGNKEFGFVTGGMKSSFYHFKSLQKASDKTNLLIQQGASAKGAFSFAVTNKAKIAVGGNYLQDSVRYKNFDEIGVNLYYEDAGEQPFGYRSCIEKLSINNFLACGTNGVDAFNYQERTWKSISKVSFNTVRKAKKGNAVFLVGSKGKIAKMIY is encoded by the coding sequence ATGTCAAAGTTAAAACAAGGTTTTATTATTGGGTGCTTATTGCTTGCGCAATGGGGTATGGCACAAACGAATATTGCTTTGTGCGATACAAATAGTTTTGTTTTAAACGGAGGCGTTGTATTGCATAAAACTTCGTTTAGGGGTTTAAGTGTAGTGAATGATAGTGTTATTTGGGCTAGTGGAAATAATGGCACCATTGCAAAAAGTACAGATGGGGGAAAAACATTTTACTTTGATAAACTGGCAGGTTACGAAACCTGTGATTTTAGAGATATAGAAGCATTTGATGCTAAGAACGCTATCGTAATGAGTACGAGAGCACCTGCCTATATTTTAAAAACAACTGATGGCGGACAAACATGGAAAGAAGTTTATAAAAATACAGATACCGCTGTTTTTTTAGATGCCATGGATTTTTGGAATGATAAAAAAGGAGTACTGGTTGGCGACCCCATTCAAAAACATTTTTTTATGTTATATACTTTGGATGGCGGCAATACTTGGCAAAACATAGATGAAAAATATACACCCATAGCCAATGATGGAGAGGCTGTGTTTGCAGCCAGTGGAACCAGCTTGCGGTGTTGGGGAAATAAAGAGTTCGGTTTTGTAACGGGTGGTATGAAATCTAGCTTTTATCATTTTAAATCGTTACAAAAGGCTAGCGACAAAACTAATTTATTAATACAACAAGGAGCCAGTGCGAAAGGAGCGTTTTCATTTGCTGTTACCAATAAAGCTAAAATTGCAGTGGGTGGTAATTACCTACAAGACAGTGTGAGGTATAAAAACTTTGATGAAATAGGAGTTAATCTTTACTATGAAGATGCGGGAGAGCAACCTTTTGGCTATAGGTCGTGTATTGAAAAGTTAAGTATCAATAACTTTTTAGCTTGCGGTACCAATGGTGTAGATGCTTTTAACTATCAGGAAAGAACCTGGAAAAGCATTTCTAAAGTATCGTTCAATACAGTGCGCAAAGCAAAAAAAGGAAATGCGGTTTTTCTTGTCGGTAGTAAAGGTAAAATAGCTAAAATGATATATTAA
- a CDS encoding amidohydrolase family protein has translation MIQKPIALLFALVIFIQAKSQNTPTVITNAKIHIGNGQIIEKGTLVFSNGIIEYVGTDNNTFYKTATIINAEGKHVYPGLFALNNVVGLNEIDAVRATHDFNENGSINPNVRAQIAYNTDSKILPTLKFNGILFTQVTPQGGLISGSSSVMKTEAWNWEDATIKKDDGIHINWPEQNPWGNLEKQKEQIEKHTQSLKTFLTEAKHYCLNTPVVSNIRYEAMRNIFNKSSKLFVHVNTAKGIINCIQFFKQQFPEIDVVLFDAAEANYCIDIIKENNIKVVISNIHSLPSNASKDVDQPYKTVAQLFNAGITVAVARNGSWEARNVMFNAGTIAAYGINPEQALQTITLNAAKIVGLDSLYGSLEKGKKASLIISDGDVLDMKSNNIVQAFINGEALTIDNEQKALAKKFQNKYGIKN, from the coding sequence ATGATACAAAAACCAATTGCTTTACTTTTTGCTCTGGTAATTTTTATACAAGCAAAATCACAAAATACACCTACCGTTATTACCAATGCAAAAATTCATATTGGTAACGGACAAATTATAGAAAAAGGCACCCTTGTATTCAGCAATGGAATTATTGAATATGTAGGAACTGACAACAACACCTTTTATAAAACAGCTACCATTATCAATGCAGAAGGAAAACACGTTTATCCGGGCTTATTTGCTTTAAACAATGTAGTTGGATTAAATGAAATAGATGCTGTAAGGGCTACCCACGATTTTAATGAAAATGGAAGTATAAATCCCAATGTACGTGCACAGATTGCCTACAATACCGATTCGAAAATTCTGCCTACTCTAAAATTTAATGGTATTTTATTTACACAGGTAACTCCACAAGGAGGTTTAATAAGTGGCTCTTCAAGTGTTATGAAAACCGAAGCATGGAACTGGGAAGATGCTACCATAAAAAAGGATGATGGTATACATATTAACTGGCCGGAACAAAACCCTTGGGGTAATCTGGAAAAACAAAAAGAGCAAATTGAAAAACATACCCAATCGCTCAAAACCTTTTTAACCGAAGCAAAACATTATTGCCTTAACACGCCTGTAGTTTCAAACATTCGTTATGAAGCTATGCGCAACATTTTCAATAAATCAAGCAAACTATTTGTGCATGTGAATACGGCCAAAGGCATTATTAATTGTATTCAGTTTTTTAAACAGCAATTTCCTGAAATAGATGTGGTACTTTTTGATGCAGCAGAAGCAAACTACTGCATTGATATCATCAAAGAGAACAATATAAAAGTAGTCATTAGTAATATACACAGCCTGCCAAGCAATGCCAGTAAAGACGTTGACCAACCTTATAAAACGGTGGCTCAATTATTCAATGCAGGAATAACAGTTGCCGTAGCACGCAATGGAAGTTGGGAAGCCCGTAACGTAATGTTTAATGCCGGTACAATAGCCGCTTATGGTATAAACCCGGAACAAGCATTACAAACCATTACCTTAAACGCAGCAAAAATAGTTGGCTTGGATAGTTTGTATGGAAGCCTAGAAAAAGGTAAAAAAGCCAGCCTGATTATCAGCGATGGCGATGTATTGGACATGAAATCAAACAATATTGTTCAGGCATTTATTAATGGCGAAGCATTAACCATTGACAATGAACAAAAAGCTCTAGCCAAAAAGTTCCAGAATAAATACGGTATAAAAAACTAA
- the rlmB gene encoding 23S rRNA (guanosine(2251)-2'-O)-methyltransferase RlmB — MAFYPKHQSKPIDNSQLIYGQHAVLEALVAAKDINKIIIQQATKSDLLNEIISKCKEFDVPFQYAPKEKFFFLQQKNHQGVIAYLSPITFQKIEDIIPQLFEAGKTPFILVLDRITDVRNLGAIARSAYCAGVNAIVIPTNDNAPINEDAVKTSAGALMHIPICREKNYKTVMELLNQSGILTIACTEKASQNFHQLDLTGPVAIIMGNEETGISPEVIKKCTEMAKIPLEFGVQSLNVSVAAGIALYETVRQRITN; from the coding sequence ATGGCATTTTACCCTAAACATCAAAGTAAACCTATAGATAATAGTCAGTTAATATACGGACAACATGCAGTATTGGAGGCATTGGTTGCAGCCAAGGATATTAATAAAATAATTATTCAGCAAGCAACAAAAAGCGATTTATTAAACGAGATTATCAGTAAATGTAAAGAGTTTGATGTTCCTTTCCAATATGCGCCTAAAGAGAAATTCTTTTTTTTACAGCAAAAAAATCATCAGGGCGTAATTGCCTATTTATCGCCTATTACATTTCAAAAAATTGAGGACATTATACCGCAATTGTTTGAAGCGGGAAAAACGCCATTTATTTTGGTGTTGGATAGAATTACCGATGTAAGAAATTTAGGAGCCATAGCCCGTTCTGCTTATTGTGCAGGAGTAAATGCCATAGTAATTCCAACCAATGACAATGCACCTATTAATGAAGATGCAGTTAAAACATCGGCAGGTGCGCTGATGCATATTCCTATTTGCAGGGAAAAAAATTATAAAACGGTTATGGAGTTGCTTAACCAAAGTGGCATTTTAACCATAGCCTGTACTGAAAAGGCAAGCCAAAATTTTCATCAACTTGATTTAACCGGCCCTGTTGCTATTATTATGGGTAACGAGGAAACCGGCATTAGCCCTGAGGTTATAAAAAAATGTACTGAAATGGCCAAAATACCTTTGGAGTTTGGAGTACAATCGTTAAATGTAAGTGTGGCTGCAGGCATTGCTTTGTACGAAACGGTACGCCAACGTATAACCAATTAG
- a CDS encoding GNAT family N-acetyltransferase: MDIKIVNCTLKHRAVLAELGASTFYESYKDENTEHDMQLYIENTYTIDKIQENLNNTNVIYFLAYTQDGEAGYVKLLLNQFNPKLNGSCAELEKIYVKQSFQRQGIAHQLLQHTINFCKEHNYKNLFLGVWQENEKALQFYAKEGFVTFDTRKFTLGERICDDYMLNLAL, translated from the coding sequence ATGGATATAAAAATTGTAAACTGTACCTTAAAACATAGGGCTGTTTTAGCTGAATTAGGCGCAAGTACATTTTACGAATCATACAAGGATGAGAACACGGAACACGATATGCAGTTGTATATTGAAAATACGTACACCATTGATAAAATACAAGAGAACCTAAACAATACCAATGTCATTTATTTTTTAGCTTACACGCAAGACGGTGAAGCAGGATATGTTAAACTATTACTCAATCAATTCAACCCAAAACTAAATGGTTCTTGTGCCGAGTTAGAAAAAATATATGTAAAGCAGTCGTTTCAACGACAAGGTATAGCACACCAATTATTACAGCACACCATTAATTTTTGCAAAGAGCATAATTATAAAAACCTGTTTTTAGGCGTATGGCAGGAAAACGAAAAAGCTTTGCAGTTTTACGCCAAAGAAGGCTTTGTAACCTTTGATACCCGTAAATTTACATTAGGTGAGCGTATCTGCGATGACTACATGCTCAATTTAGCACTATAA
- a CDS encoding NUDIX hydrolase, protein MIEETHNPWQTKSITTAYENNWIEVQHHEVINPSGNDGIYGKVHFKNLAIGVIPLDENNNTWIVGQYRYPLNIYSWEIPEGGGIIGVEPIESAKRELLEECGLVAEHWTELLRMHLSNSVSDELAIIYVAKGLVQKEAEPEDTEQLQIKKLPFKEVYQMVMNGTITDSMSVAAIMKLALLQKEELL, encoded by the coding sequence ATGATTGAGGAAACACACAATCCCTGGCAAACCAAAAGCATTACCACTGCTTATGAAAATAACTGGATAGAGGTGCAGCACCACGAAGTGATCAATCCGAGTGGCAATGATGGTATATACGGAAAAGTACATTTTAAAAATTTAGCCATTGGTGTTATTCCTTTGGATGAAAATAACAATACCTGGATAGTTGGCCAATATAGATACCCTTTAAATATTTACAGTTGGGAAATACCCGAAGGTGGCGGCATTATTGGCGTAGAACCTATTGAAAGTGCCAAGCGTGAGCTGTTGGAAGAATGCGGTTTGGTGGCTGAGCATTGGACAGAGTTATTGCGTATGCATTTAAGTAATTCTGTGAGCGATGAATTGGCAATTATTTATGTAGCAAAGGGTTTGGTGCAAAAAGAGGCGGAACCGGAAGATACGGAGCAATTGCAAATAAAAAAATTACCATTTAAAGAGGTGTATCAAATGGTAATGAATGGCACTATTACGGATAGTATGAGTGTGGCAGCTATTATGAAGCTGGCTTTACTGCAAAAAGAAGAATTGTTATAG
- the panC gene encoding pantoate--beta-alanine ligase, producing the protein MIVFKTVQAVQNYVNEQKAKGLSIGFVPTMGALHAGHISLINKSVQETDICICSIFVNPTQFNNITDLEKYPKTADADIKLLLEAGCHVLFMPPVDEMYPDGLLKNTEDFGLITTVLEGEKRPGHFDGVKTIVAKLFDIVKPDKTFFGQKDYQQVMVVGELIKRHYSTIQLCIEPTVRHEDGLAMSSRNVRLNKIQREEATAISKALFYIQENWGLHTIEQLVQNALIIIGANKSLQVEYFNIYNSETLELLSGNSSAHLKAVILAAVFCGEVRLIDNWVIKP; encoded by the coding sequence GTGATTGTATTTAAAACTGTTCAGGCGGTACAAAACTATGTAAATGAGCAAAAAGCGAAGGGATTAAGTATAGGATTTGTACCTACAATGGGTGCTTTGCATGCCGGACATATATCATTAATTAATAAAAGTGTACAAGAAACAGATATATGTATTTGTAGCATTTTTGTAAACCCTACTCAATTTAACAATATTACTGATTTAGAAAAATATCCGAAAACGGCAGATGCGGATATTAAACTATTGCTGGAGGCTGGTTGCCATGTTCTTTTTATGCCTCCTGTAGATGAAATGTATCCTGATGGCTTGCTAAAAAACACAGAAGATTTTGGCCTAATTACTACCGTTTTGGAAGGGGAGAAAAGACCCGGCCATTTTGATGGGGTAAAAACCATTGTGGCTAAGTTGTTTGATATTGTTAAACCTGATAAAACATTTTTCGGACAAAAGGATTACCAGCAGGTAATGGTTGTGGGTGAGCTTATTAAAAGGCATTATTCAACCATTCAGTTATGTATTGAGCCAACTGTTAGGCATGAAGACGGCCTAGCTATGAGTAGTAGAAATGTACGCTTGAATAAAATACAACGGGAAGAAGCAACGGCTATTTCAAAGGCCCTATTTTATATACAGGAAAACTGGGGTTTGCATACCATTGAACAATTGGTGCAAAATGCACTTATTATTATTGGTGCCAATAAAAGCCTTCAAGTAGAGTATTTTAACATTTATAATAGTGAAACACTTGAGTTATTAAGTGGTAATAGTTCAGCCCATTTAAAGGCAGTTATATTGGCTGCTGTGTTTTGTGGAGAAGTAAGGTTAATTGATAATTGGGTAATTAAGCCTTAA
- a CDS encoding glycogen/starch synthase, translated as MSKKKVLFISSEMTPYLQVTNVGELARRLPQAIQEKNNEIRVLMPRFGCINERRNKLHEVVRLSGINITIDDNDNPLTIKVASLQEAKMQVYFLDNEDYFHRKFVYTNDKNVFFDDNDERTIFFCKGALETVKKLGWQPDIIHCQGWMTSLIPLYLKTIYKDEPVFRNAKVVYSVFENQFEENLGKDFARKAGLNEIDTKQVASLVNSDSTALYITGITHADAVVTASDEINAEVAKFIKKQKGKLMLNHVEGAYGEAYDQLYENLLERQN; from the coding sequence ATGTCTAAGAAAAAAGTTCTTTTTATCTCGTCAGAAATGACCCCTTACTTGCAAGTAACCAATGTTGGTGAATTAGCAAGAAGATTGCCACAAGCAATTCAAGAAAAAAACAATGAAATCCGCGTGCTTATGCCTCGTTTTGGCTGCATAAACGAAAGACGCAACAAATTACACGAAGTTGTTCGTTTATCAGGTATCAATATAACTATTGACGATAACGATAATCCACTTACCATTAAAGTTGCTTCGTTACAAGAAGCTAAAATGCAAGTTTATTTCTTAGACAACGAAGACTATTTCCACCGTAAATTTGTTTATACCAACGATAAAAACGTATTTTTTGATGACAATGACGAGCGTACCATTTTTTTCTGTAAAGGTGCACTTGAAACAGTAAAAAAATTAGGCTGGCAGCCCGACATTATTCACTGCCAAGGCTGGATGACCAGTTTAATTCCGCTTTACCTAAAAACTATTTACAAAGACGAACCTGTATTTAGAAATGCTAAAGTTGTTTATTCTGTTTTCGAAAATCAATTTGAAGAAAATTTAGGTAAAGATTTTGCCCGTAAAGCCGGATTAAACGAAATTGATACCAAACAAGTTGCCTCATTAGTTAACTCTGATAGCACTGCTTTATATATAACAGGTATTACTCATGCTGATGCAGTAGTAACCGCCAGTGACGAAATAAATGCTGAAGTAGCTAAATTTATTAAAAAACAAAAAGGTAAATTAATGTTAAATCATGTTGAAGGTGCTTATGGCGAAGCTTATGACCAACTATATGAGAATTTACTTGAAAGGCAAAATTAA
- a CDS encoding DUF4270 family protein, whose amino-acid sequence MRIYLKGKIKLNSAIKNLIFIGCFIIIATFSACKKDTNTLGVDFINPDSTFGTSYKSFLLTGYTTKMDSLPTYNQSLYMLGSINDPVFGISKATILTSYSIPNNAASFSFGSVGLQIDSVVLQLRIGNDTTYAGDINSPHTIKVYELSSRLIGDSIYYSNRPYAASTIVVGEFNDRFRPTDSIYSTYVNTTAVIPPCIRIKLSDDFKNKLQNAGTLNSSTFYDNFKGFALVDESNFATNQGSIAYINLNSIYTNMVVYYKNDTTNLRAEFPIYTSNPKYNHYQTNSTGFNQPMFNGTPKDTGYLQAMAGTKIRVFIPPSIIDSLASTLGTQLAIQKAELVIDAYNGLDNNTFKLPNQLTLLGTDSAGNSILIQDMFSEGSLYLGGNIYNNQYRFNIARELNKIISTRKKGGNSHFGFNIIVPNSTSGSVFQTSARRAVLNTKNLKLNVNYTVVK is encoded by the coding sequence ATGAGAATTTACTTGAAAGGCAAAATTAAACTAAACAGCGCTATCAAAAATCTTATTTTCATTGGGTGCTTTATTATTATAGCCACCTTCTCTGCTTGTAAAAAAGATACTAATACTTTAGGAGTTGATTTTATTAACCCCGACAGTACTTTTGGTACCTCTTATAAAAGTTTTTTGCTAACTGGGTATACCACTAAAATGGATTCCTTACCAACATATAACCAATCGTTATATATGTTAGGAAGTATCAACGATCCTGTTTTTGGTATATCAAAAGCCACCATTCTAACATCTTATTCCATTCCAAATAATGCTGCGTCATTTAGTTTTGGAAGCGTAGGCTTGCAAATTGATTCAGTAGTATTACAATTAAGAATTGGAAATGATACTACCTATGCTGGCGATATCAATAGCCCCCATACTATTAAAGTATACGAGTTAAGTTCGCGTTTAATAGGTGATTCAATCTACTATTCAAACAGGCCTTATGCTGCTTCAACAATAGTAGTAGGTGAGTTCAATGATAGATTCAGACCAACAGACAGTATTTATAGTACATACGTAAATACGACTGCCGTTATTCCGCCTTGTATAAGAATAAAACTGTCTGACGATTTTAAAAATAAATTACAAAATGCAGGTACTTTAAACTCAAGTACGTTTTACGATAATTTTAAAGGGTTTGCGTTGGTTGATGAAAGTAATTTCGCCACAAATCAGGGAAGTATAGCTTATATAAACTTAAACTCTATTTATACCAATATGGTGGTTTATTATAAAAACGATACGACCAATTTAAGAGCTGAGTTCCCTATTTACACAAGTAATCCGAAATACAATCATTACCAAACCAACAGCACAGGCTTTAACCAACCTATGTTTAACGGAACACCTAAAGATACCGGCTATCTGCAAGCAATGGCAGGAACAAAAATACGTGTGTTTATACCACCGAGTATTATAGACTCGTTGGCCTCAACATTGGGTACACAATTAGCTATACAAAAAGCAGAGCTTGTTATAGATGCTTATAACGGTCTTGACAACAATACTTTTAAGCTGCCTAATCAGCTTACATTACTGGGTACCGACTCTGCAGGAAATAGCATTTTAATACAAGATATGTTTTCAGAAGGCAGTTTATATCTTGGAGGAAATATTTACAATAACCAATATAGATTCAATATCGCCCGGGAGTTAAATAAAATTATCTCAACACGTAAAAAAGGAGGCAACTCACACTTTGGATTCAACATTATAGTTCCCAACAGTACCAGTGGTTCCGTTTTTCAAACATCAGCTAGAAGAGCCGTTTTAAACACTAAAAATTTAAAACTTAACGTTAACTATACTGTTGTAAAATAA
- the aroF gene encoding 3-deoxy-7-phosphoheptulonate synthase has product MIIQLTKQSSTAQIDSLQKHLNRLGLEYFFQAAKNQFIVPQANQTELFNDFSFIENIINISTPYQLSSNQYKKQTRFLVNGIEIGGDNLNLIAGPCSVESEEQIFDVAQFLNKNKIKFIRGGAFKPRTSPYSFRGLGNEGLKHIRAAADKYDLRVVTELMDLSNLEQVYNHTDIIQVGARNMSNFSLLAELGKINKPVMLKRGMSAKATEWLLAADYLLCGGNENIILCERGIRSFDIQSRNVFDLGVIPLMQSLSHLPVFADPSHGVGKAAFVNKMGLAAIAAGANGLMIEIHPNPEKALSDGEQALNFTEFESFLTAAKPLLNAIDKAADFSETNNFLKLESL; this is encoded by the coding sequence GTGATTATTCAACTTACTAAACAAAGCAGCACTGCTCAGATTGATAGCCTACAAAAACATTTAAACAGGCTGGGATTAGAGTACTTTTTTCAAGCGGCCAAAAACCAGTTTATTGTTCCCCAAGCAAACCAAACCGAATTATTTAACGATTTTTCTTTTATTGAAAATATAATCAATATTTCTACACCCTACCAGTTATCATCTAATCAATACAAAAAGCAAACACGCTTTTTAGTAAATGGTATTGAAATTGGGGGCGACAATTTAAATTTGATTGCCGGGCCTTGCTCAGTAGAAAGTGAAGAACAGATTTTTGATGTTGCCCAATTTTTAAACAAAAACAAAATAAAGTTTATACGTGGCGGAGCTTTTAAGCCTCGTACCTCGCCTTATAGTTTCAGAGGTTTAGGAAACGAGGGCTTAAAACATATAAGGGCAGCAGCCGACAAATATGATTTAAGAGTAGTTACTGAATTAATGGATTTGAGTAACTTGGAGCAAGTATATAACCATACAGATATTATTCAGGTAGGGGCAAGAAATATGAGTAACTTTTCATTGCTTGCCGAATTGGGGAAAATAAATAAACCCGTAATGCTTAAACGTGGTATGAGTGCCAAAGCTACTGAGTGGCTTTTAGCAGCCGATTACTTACTTTGTGGAGGTAATGAAAACATTATTTTATGCGAACGAGGTATCAGAAGTTTTGATATACAAAGCAGGAATGTTTTTGACCTTGGCGTTATTCCGTTAATGCAATCCCTTTCACACCTGCCAGTTTTTGCCGACCCTAGTCATGGTGTAGGTAAAGCAGCATTTGTAAATAAAATGGGCTTAGCAGCCATTGCAGCCGGTGCCAATGGTTTAATGATAGAAATACACCCCAATCCTGAAAAAGCATTAAGTGATGGAGAACAAGCATTAAACTTTACAGAGTTTGAATCATTTTTAACGGCAGCTAAACCGCTATTAAATGCTATTGATAAAGCTGCTGACTTTAGTGAAACAAACAATTTTTTGAAATTAGAAAGTTTATAA